The genomic region GCCATGCTCCTGCTCCCGGCTGCGGCACCTCGACAGTGGTACGAACCGGTGCGGGCGTATGACTTCTTCGACCTCAAGGGCGTCATTGAGGCCGCGGCCCGCCGCGTCGGTGTCACTGTGGAGTTCGAGGCGGCGTCCACCGACGGCTTCCACCCCGGGCGGACGGCAGCGGTCTTCGCCGTGACTGAGTCGGGCCGCGAGCATGCAGGCTATGCGGGGGAACTCCACCCCCAGGCGGCGGCGCGGCTCGACCTGCCGGGGCGGCTCTACCTCGCCGAACTCGACCTGGAAGCGCTGCGCCGGGCACGGCGCGAGGTCTCGGCGAAGACGCCGGGGCGCTTCCCGGCGGTTCAGCGGGATCTGGCCCTGCTCGTCCCGGAGCAGATGCCCGCCGGCCGCGTGGTGGAGCTGGTGCGGGCCCACGCAGGCCCGCTGGCGGAGGAAGTCCGCGTCTTCGACGCCTACAAGGGGGCCGGCGTTCCCGAGGGAACTAGAGGCCTCGGCATTTCGGTGGTGTACCGGGCGCCGGACCGGACGCTGTCGGACCAGGAGGTGGATGCGGCGCGCCTCGAGCTGGTCAGGCGTATCGAACCCGAAGGCGTGCGCCTGCGCGGGTAAGGCGGGGGTAAAGGGAAGCTTCCGCCATTTCCCGAATCGATCTCCCGAGGAGGAGTCGGGGAGCATCCTGGGCGACGCCAGCGCGGCCGACGGGCGCCAGACCAGGCCGGAGCCGGTGCGGGTGCGCATAGCGGGCGGCGAGTACGTCCTTCGGGGCCCCGGGAGCCCCGTGCACCTGCGTGAGCTGGCCTCCGAACTCGATCGGCGGCTGCAGGCAGTCATCGACCGAAACCCTCGATTGGCGCTTCACCAGGCAGCGGTGCTCTGCGCGCTGGAGATCCTGGACGAGCT from Bacillota bacterium harbors:
- a CDS encoding cell division protein ZapA, whose translation is MRRASSWSGVSNPKACACAGKAGVKGSFRHFPNRSPEEESGSILGDASAADGRQTRPEPVRVRIAGGEYVLRGPGSPVHLRELASELDRRLQAVIDRNPRLALHQAAVLCALEILDELASARAQPKRARGHPDASRRTGRTRR